In the Corynebacterium gerontici genome, one interval contains:
- a CDS encoding patatin-like phospholipase family protein, translated as MLAKDVALVIEGGGMRNAYTAGCIDQLLAHDVHFGWVGGVSAGASHTVNFLSHDRQRSRLSFVELASDPKSGGMKSMLRGKGYFNVEYIYETAGAPDGDIPFDWATFTQDPTPMCIAATRADTGENVFWGREDFRDLNDLMRKTRASSTLPGLMPVPEIDGVEYVDGALGETGGLLIQAAIDAGFDKFLVLRSKPRGYVRPELSRPALARKLLRKRPAVAEAMIRRPARYNAEAKKIDELEASGQALVFYPDNLSIENTERNREKLENAWNCGVAQTKREWNSWMEFLN; from the coding sequence ATGCTAGCCAAGGATGTAGCACTGGTGATCGAAGGCGGCGGAATGCGCAACGCCTACACCGCCGGGTGCATTGACCAATTGTTGGCCCACGACGTGCACTTCGGCTGGGTCGGCGGAGTCAGCGCAGGAGCCAGCCACACCGTGAACTTCCTCTCCCACGACCGGCAGCGCTCACGACTGTCTTTCGTGGAACTTGCCAGCGACCCAAAATCCGGTGGAATGAAGTCCATGCTGCGGGGCAAAGGCTACTTCAACGTGGAATACATCTACGAAACCGCGGGCGCACCCGACGGCGACATCCCCTTCGATTGGGCAACCTTCACCCAAGACCCCACACCGATGTGTATCGCCGCGACCCGCGCCGACACCGGAGAAAACGTGTTTTGGGGACGCGAAGACTTCCGTGACCTCAACGACCTCATGCGCAAGACACGCGCCTCCTCGACCCTGCCCGGCCTCATGCCCGTGCCCGAAATCGACGGGGTGGAATACGTCGACGGAGCCCTAGGCGAAACGGGCGGACTGTTGATCCAAGCAGCGATCGACGCCGGCTTTGATAAATTCCTCGTCCTGCGCTCAAAGCCACGCGGCTATGTGCGGCCCGAACTATCCCGCCCCGCACTGGCGCGCAAGCTACTGCGCAAGCGCCCCGCCGTTGCTGAGGCGATGATCAGGCGCCCCGCCCGCTACAACGCGGAAGCGAAAAAGATCGATGAGCTCGAAGCGAGCGGGCAAGCACTAGTGTTCTACCCCGATAACTTGAGCATCGAAAACACCGAGCGCAACCGCGAAAAACTCGAAAACGCCTGGAACTGCGGCGTGGCGCAGACCAAGCGGGAGTGGAACTCCTGGATGGAGTTCTTGAACTAG
- a CDS encoding DUF808 domain-containing protein encodes MAGGLFALLDDVALIARTAASSLDDVAAAAAKTSAKAAGVVVDDAAVTPRFVEGVTPARELPIIWRITKGSLINKIVIILPIILTLNALAPWALTPLLMVGGTYLCFEGAEKVLELFHSEEHEAQEEAGVKDEDALVRGAVTTDLILSAEIMVISLNEVADQSFWMELGVLLMVALAITALVYGAVAILVKVDDLGLRFQAKESASAQKFGSMLVKAMPKILATISIIGMFAMLWVGGHILLTGTDTLGWHTPHDIVHYLTHAVEHLGGFVEWIVETICSLIFGLIVGFIVVGILHLLPLKKH; translated from the coding sequence ATGGCCGGTGGCCTTTTTGCATTGCTTGACGACGTAGCGCTCATCGCCAGAACCGCTGCCTCCAGCCTGGATGACGTGGCCGCCGCAGCAGCGAAGACCTCCGCCAAAGCCGCCGGCGTTGTCGTAGACGATGCTGCAGTCACACCGCGCTTCGTTGAAGGGGTCACCCCGGCACGGGAACTGCCAATCATTTGGCGAATCACCAAGGGCTCGTTGATCAACAAGATCGTCATCATCTTGCCGATCATTCTTACTCTCAACGCGCTCGCCCCCTGGGCGCTGACTCCCCTGCTAATGGTCGGCGGCACCTACCTATGCTTCGAGGGCGCCGAGAAAGTGCTCGAACTCTTCCACAGCGAAGAACACGAGGCGCAAGAAGAAGCCGGGGTGAAAGACGAAGACGCGCTCGTTCGCGGTGCGGTGACCACGGATCTCATCCTATCCGCCGAGATCATGGTGATCTCGCTCAATGAGGTGGCAGACCAAAGCTTTTGGATGGAACTCGGCGTGCTGCTTATGGTAGCGCTCGCCATCACCGCCCTGGTGTACGGCGCCGTCGCCATTTTGGTCAAGGTGGATGACTTGGGCCTGCGTTTCCAAGCGAAGGAATCCGCCAGCGCACAGAAATTCGGCAGCATGTTGGTGAAAGCGATGCCAAAGATCCTCGCCACCATCTCCATCATCGGCATGTTTGCGATGCTCTGGGTCGGCGGCCACATTCTCCTCACGGGCACCGATACTCTTGGATGGCACACTCCGCACGACATCGTGCATTATCTCACCCACGCAGTTGAGCATCTAGGAGGCTTTGTGGAGTGGATTGTTGAGACGATTTGCTCGCTCATCTTCGGCCTCATCGTTGGATTCATCGTGGTGGGTATTCTGCACCTGCTGCCGCTGAAGAAGCACTAG
- the zupT gene encoding zinc transporter ZupT gives MDVSVLQAFALTLFAGLSTGVGAGIAVARKRPTEGFLATTLGFSAGVMLYVSFVEILPEAFEKLTESMGERAGSWTAVAAFFAGIAIIAVIDRLVPEPVNPHEPGNLESARRSKMMQMGMLTALAIAIHNFPEGFATFLAGLDDLKVALPVAVAIAIHNIPEGIAVAVPIREATGSKAKGFWWGLISGLAEPLGAVIGYLLLLPLIGPGALGVAFASIAGIMVFISLDELLPTAVATGKHHSAIYGLIAGMAVMAMSLLLFI, from the coding sequence TTGGACGTTTCAGTGCTCCAAGCGTTCGCGCTTACCCTCTTCGCGGGCCTGTCCACAGGCGTCGGAGCAGGTATCGCTGTGGCGCGTAAACGCCCCACCGAAGGCTTCTTAGCCACCACGTTGGGGTTTTCGGCAGGCGTCATGCTCTACGTGTCCTTCGTGGAGATTCTGCCGGAGGCCTTTGAAAAACTCACCGAATCCATGGGGGAGCGGGCCGGATCGTGGACTGCGGTGGCTGCTTTCTTCGCGGGTATTGCCATCATTGCAGTCATCGACAGACTCGTGCCGGAGCCGGTGAACCCCCACGAACCCGGGAATCTCGAATCGGCGCGGCGCAGCAAGATGATGCAGATGGGCATGCTCACAGCGCTTGCCATCGCGATCCACAATTTTCCAGAAGGGTTCGCTACCTTCTTAGCTGGCCTGGATGACCTCAAAGTGGCACTTCCGGTGGCGGTGGCGATCGCCATTCACAACATTCCGGAGGGCATCGCCGTCGCCGTGCCCATTCGCGAAGCCACCGGCTCCAAAGCCAAGGGCTTCTGGTGGGGGCTGATTTCCGGGCTTGCTGAACCCCTCGGCGCAGTGATCGGCTACCTCTTGCTCCTTCCGCTCATCGGGCCAGGCGCGCTGGGGGTGGCGTTTGCATCCATCGCCGGCATCATGGTGTTTATCAGCCTTGATGAGCTCCTTCCAACCGCCGTCGCAACGGGCAAACACCACAGCGCCATCTATGGATTGATCGCAGGAATGGCGGTGATGGCAATGAGCCTCTTGCTCTTCATCTGA
- a CDS encoding ECF transporter S component: MATINRKWRVIDIVIASILGIAVGLIFWVWNGIGGAWYAAANAVTPGLGGIAAGTWLLGGVLGGLVIRKPFAAIYVEVLAASVSAAFGNQWGIETVYSGIAQGLGAELIFFLFAYRRFGLLIAALSGAGAGVGAFVLEFFLSANYAKSAMFNITYLSMLIVSGAILAGVLGHYLVKALASTGVLDRFGAGREARKLV; the protein is encoded by the coding sequence ATGGCAACGATCAATCGCAAGTGGCGCGTCATCGACATCGTGATCGCCAGCATCCTTGGCATCGCCGTCGGCCTGATTTTCTGGGTGTGGAATGGCATCGGTGGTGCTTGGTACGCCGCCGCCAACGCAGTCACGCCCGGTCTTGGTGGCATTGCCGCAGGCACATGGCTGCTCGGGGGTGTGCTGGGCGGCCTCGTGATCCGTAAGCCCTTTGCCGCGATCTACGTGGAAGTGTTGGCTGCTTCTGTATCTGCGGCCTTTGGTAACCAGTGGGGAATTGAGACGGTGTATTCGGGCATCGCCCAGGGGCTAGGCGCCGAGCTGATCTTCTTCCTTTTTGCTTATCGACGCTTCGGTCTGCTCATCGCAGCGCTATCCGGCGCAGGCGCCGGCGTTGGGGCATTCGTGCTGGAGTTTTTCCTCTCCGCAAATTACGCAAAGTCGGCCATGTTCAATATCACTTACCTGAGCATGCTGATCGTCTCAGGTGCGATACTCGCGGGCGTACTGGGCCACTACCTCGTCAAGGCGCTGGCATCTACCGGCGTGCTTGACCGCTTTGGCGCCGGGCGAGAAGCGCGGAAGCTGGTATAG
- a CDS encoding chloride channel protein: MKPLAIVSSLVTVGVAAGLIGAGMTMLVHLIEHSTTWYFSMFLAVLGASMWWWLRGRNHSLLHVLVDATAQLIVVGAGASLGREQAPRQVASAIAQRVWIPETYKRHLSIAAAGAGLAAVYNIPIAGALYAIEVLGRKCHPTLVIFAALASGIATVTAWPLIGNHAFYSIPDAAMNTTTLLLLLPTMLLGGGLGWVFSGLAQRQIHRRVSGTWLMLSVPSAVVVVLLVAEVLPAVTGNGQLVLDLAFHSNLHSVEAAALLLAKLALTCLCLRAGARGGVLTPSLAVGGAAGAMLAAFVGADAVALALFGGAAALAVTQRAPLFAAMMAIELTHPDPWVVASMLGFAIPASALLARRQSGQARR, from the coding sequence ATGAAGCCTCTTGCCATCGTCAGCTCGCTTGTCACCGTTGGGGTGGCTGCTGGACTGATCGGCGCGGGGATGACCATGCTGGTGCACCTGATCGAACACAGCACCACCTGGTATTTCAGTATGTTCCTCGCAGTACTGGGCGCGAGTATGTGGTGGTGGCTGCGCGGACGAAATCACAGCCTGTTGCATGTGCTTGTCGACGCCACCGCGCAGCTCATCGTCGTAGGGGCCGGGGCCTCCCTGGGCCGCGAACAAGCCCCGCGCCAAGTGGCGTCCGCCATCGCACAGCGGGTGTGGATTCCCGAAACATACAAGCGCCACCTCAGCATCGCGGCCGCCGGTGCTGGCCTTGCCGCTGTGTACAACATTCCGATTGCCGGAGCGCTCTATGCCATCGAGGTACTGGGAAGGAAATGCCACCCCACCCTTGTGATCTTCGCAGCCCTTGCCAGCGGTATCGCCACGGTGACAGCGTGGCCACTGATTGGCAATCACGCTTTTTATTCCATCCCTGACGCTGCGATGAACACAACGACGTTGCTGTTGCTGTTGCCAACAATGCTGCTTGGCGGCGGTTTGGGCTGGGTGTTCTCCGGGCTTGCACAGCGCCAGATTCACCGGCGTGTATCGGGCACGTGGCTGATGCTGAGCGTCCCCTCGGCAGTGGTCGTGGTGCTGCTGGTAGCCGAGGTATTGCCTGCGGTGACGGGCAATGGGCAGCTGGTGCTGGACTTGGCGTTTCACAGCAACTTGCACAGCGTAGAGGCCGCGGCACTGCTGCTGGCAAAATTGGCACTGACTTGCCTGTGCTTGCGCGCAGGTGCGCGAGGCGGTGTGCTCACGCCTTCGCTCGCGGTGGGCGGCGCAGCCGGAGCGATGCTCGCAGCTTTTGTGGGGGCCGATGCCGTTGCGCTGGCGTTGTTCGGCGGCGCCGCTGCGTTGGCGGTCACGCAGCGCGCGCCGCTGTTCGCGGCAATGATGGCCATCGAATTGACGCATCCGGATCCCTGGGTGGTCGCGTCGATGCTTGGTTTCGCTATACCAGCTTCCGCGCTTCTCGCCCGGCGCCAAAGCGGTCAAGCACGCCGGTAG
- a CDS encoding ABC transporter ATP-binding protein: MAHISVKDFSYRHASRRDFALRNITFEIEHGQKLLLLGASGSGKSTLLHAMAGLLGEDEGEHSGELVVNGVPGMVLQDPDSQVIAAKVGDDVAFGCENMGIEREEIWRRVPKALHRVGLDLALDHPTHALSGGQKQRLALAGVLAMGADIVLLDEPTANLDLEGVQEVVATVDQLDTTVIVVEHRVSTWIDHVDHVVVIGEDGVLAQGSPQQVLESQGRRLADAGVWVPGVDPELPPALQCPTHAPAILEARDLSVGWDTPLHRIDHFDLHEGYSTVISGANGTGKTTFMLTLAGLLPALGGEVRASAALSAGKSAKPHAWKSKDLARRIGYVFQDPEHQFVAKSVREEILVGLEGERAQRRADEVLEVLGLAKLAQANPFTLSGGQKRRLSVATVLIHSPKVVMLDEPTFGQDRNTFIALVTLLRELTEHGTTVCSITHDPLFQRALGDCEVTL, translated from the coding sequence ATGGCTCACATCAGCGTAAAGGATTTTTCTTATCGTCACGCCAGCCGGCGCGATTTCGCCCTGCGCAACATCACCTTCGAAATCGAGCATGGCCAAAAACTGCTGCTGCTTGGCGCATCGGGATCCGGCAAGTCCACCCTGCTGCACGCCATGGCCGGTTTGCTCGGTGAAGATGAAGGAGAACACAGTGGCGAACTCGTGGTCAATGGCGTGCCAGGCATGGTGCTGCAGGACCCGGACTCGCAGGTGATTGCTGCCAAAGTCGGCGATGATGTGGCGTTCGGGTGCGAAAACATGGGGATCGAACGCGAAGAGATCTGGCGCAGAGTGCCTAAGGCGCTTCACCGCGTTGGACTCGACCTCGCCCTGGATCACCCAACCCACGCGCTCTCCGGTGGTCAAAAACAGCGCCTCGCCTTGGCGGGCGTGCTCGCGATGGGGGCAGACATCGTGCTGTTGGATGAACCAACCGCGAACCTGGATCTCGAGGGCGTGCAGGAAGTAGTGGCGACCGTGGATCAGCTCGACACCACCGTGATCGTGGTGGAACACCGGGTGAGCACCTGGATTGATCACGTCGATCATGTGGTGGTCATTGGCGAGGATGGGGTGCTAGCGCAAGGCAGCCCGCAGCAGGTGCTGGAAAGCCAAGGGCGACGACTGGCGGACGCCGGCGTCTGGGTGCCCGGTGTGGATCCCGAATTGCCGCCGGCACTGCAATGTCCCACACACGCCCCGGCGATTCTAGAGGCGAGGGATCTCAGTGTCGGTTGGGATACTCCTTTGCACCGCATCGATCACTTTGATCTGCATGAGGGATACTCCACTGTCATTAGCGGTGCCAATGGCACGGGTAAAACCACCTTCATGCTCACGCTGGCGGGTCTGCTTCCAGCGCTCGGTGGCGAGGTTCGAGCCAGCGCTGCGTTGTCGGCTGGAAAGAGCGCAAAACCGCACGCGTGGAAGTCCAAGGACCTCGCCCGACGCATCGGGTATGTGTTTCAAGATCCCGAACACCAGTTTGTTGCCAAAAGTGTGCGCGAGGAAATACTCGTTGGGCTTGAGGGGGAAAGGGCACAGCGTCGCGCGGACGAGGTGCTAGAGGTGCTGGGGCTGGCTAAACTTGCCCAGGCAAATCCTTTCACGCTTTCGGGTGGGCAAAAGCGAAGGCTCTCCGTGGCAACAGTGTTGATTCATTCACCGAAGGTGGTGATGTTGGATGAGCCGACCTTTGGCCAGGACCGAAACACCTTCATCGCGCTGGTGACATTGTTGCGAGAGCTCACCGAGCACGGAACCACCGTGTGCTCCATCACCCATGATCCGCTTTTCCAACGCGCGCTCGGGGATTGCGAGGTGACGTTGTGA
- a CDS encoding energy-coupling factor transporter transmembrane component T family protein, with product MIHAEFNPVARVLALLLLATPLLLSVDVVSSSVAVLCTLVLAVVLGPRLGVILKRSVPLLLAAPLAGLSMLLYGAPEGREYFAFGFAHVTENSVSLALAVMVRVFALGLPAIVLFNNIDATSLGDGLAQILKLPERFVVSAVAAGRMIGLARRDWDALQRARRARGLGEQSPLRKAFSLTFGLLVLTLRRGAKLATAMEARGFGSDRPRTWARESKLHGRDVLLMLTCLCVGLGSLLVAHLSGDLRLFGA from the coding sequence GTGATTCACGCTGAATTCAACCCTGTCGCCCGAGTCTTGGCGCTGCTGCTGCTCGCCACACCGCTGCTGCTCAGTGTGGATGTGGTTTCTTCCTCCGTTGCGGTGCTGTGCACCCTGGTATTAGCGGTGGTGCTCGGGCCGCGACTAGGAGTGATACTCAAACGCAGTGTGCCTCTGCTACTTGCGGCGCCGCTTGCCGGTCTCTCCATGCTCCTTTACGGCGCGCCCGAGGGGCGAGAGTACTTCGCCTTCGGTTTCGCTCACGTTACTGAAAACTCCGTGTCCCTAGCCCTCGCCGTAATGGTGCGCGTGTTCGCCCTCGGGCTCCCAGCCATCGTGCTGTTCAACAACATCGACGCCACCTCGCTTGGCGACGGTCTCGCGCAGATCCTCAAACTTCCAGAACGTTTTGTCGTGAGCGCGGTCGCCGCGGGACGGATGATCGGCTTGGCGCGGCGGGATTGGGACGCTTTACAGCGCGCACGAAGAGCGCGAGGCTTGGGGGAGCAGTCACCCCTGCGCAAAGCATTCTCGCTCACCTTCGGGCTGCTGGTGCTGACGCTACGGCGCGGGGCAAAACTAGCAACTGCCATGGAAGCCCGCGGATTCGGCAGTGATCGCCCACGAACGTGGGCTCGCGAATCCAAACTCCATGGCCGCGACGTGCTGCTCATGCTGACGTGTTTGTGCGTCGGCCTGGGCTCGTTGCTGGTGGCGCATCTCAGCGGAGATTTGAGGCTCTTCGGCGCATGA